Below is a genomic region from Acidobacteriota bacterium.
CTCTACGAGCTCGGTCGACTGTCGTCCGGGCGGGCCGCCGAACTCGCTGGAATGCCCCGCGTGGAGTTCCTCCTGTCACTTCGTCGCTACCGCGTCTTCCCGCTGGATACGGAGCTGGATGAGCTGGAACAGCGGGATGGCTGAGACTCTCAGCACCTGATTGCTCCGGAGCTCGCCTGCGCTCCTGCTGCCGCACGACGGAGAGGGGCGGACCAT
It encodes:
- a CDS encoding UPF0175 family protein, producing MAERVLLAEKTDERAFANELRMLAAVKLYELGRLSSGRAAELAGMPRVEFLLSLRRYRVFPLDTELDELEQRDG